DNA from Gemmatimonadota bacterium:
TGGGGATGAGCGTATTTGTTCTTTTGTTGAGGCCATAGTTACGCCAGGGCATACACGCAGGCATCAATCTGTGCTGGTGCATACGGGCGAGGATACGTTCTGTTTTGTGGGGGATTTGATTCCTACGACGCATCACCTGAAGCCGATTTATGTGATGGCGTATGATCTGTATCCGCGGCAGACCTATCTGGTTAAGCAAGAGGTTATGGATAGGGCGGTTTCCGAGAATTGGGTTGTGGTGTGGCCACACGATCCGGATATTGCATGGGGACGATTGCGACGAGATGATGTGGGTGTTTGTGAAGTCCTGACCCTTTCCGCCGATTGAGTTGACAAACGCGAGTTCTATGACTATACATGTGCCCCGCAGGATATTAACTCAATTTTGCGCTGATTGGGATAATTGTGCTTAA
Protein-coding regions in this window:
- a CDS encoding MBL fold metallo-hydrolase, coding for GDERICSFVEAIVTPGHTRRHQSVLVHTGEDTFCFVGDLIPTTHHLKPIYVMAYDLYPRQTYLVKQEVMDRAVSENWVVVWPHDPDIAWGRLRRDDVGVCEVLTLSAD